The DNA sequence aaataaaactcaTTAACCTTTTCAACCAAATTTCATTAATCTCAATTATTTGCAGTAGTCAGAATATGCTTCAATCATCAATTCTAGTCTCATTTCTATGGTCAATCCACTCACAtaatcacatttagttatTAGTCACTACCATATTTAATTCCTTACTCAAAAAAAGATCTTTCACTTCAATATTCCAATCAATTGTCAATATTCCAatcaattttccaaaatatatcaaatgaCCATTATAAATTCTGATAAATTCACTTTAGTCACTAAATAAGATCTAGAATCCATTTTCAACAACAAATTGaccaattaaaattcatggaTTGATTCCCTAAGATAGTCCGTTCATACCCAAAATCCTACATATGTTCAACTCAATTTAGTTTAATGGAAAAACTTATGTTTCTGACGCCTACGGACAAGAATTGATAGATAAACTCAAAACATAACACACACCTTATTTGACAACCAACGAGGTCAGAAACTTTTTACCAAAATTTTTACCTCATAACCTACATAAGTTTCAAATATAAGATAAATAGGATAAAAGAAAGCCCTACCTTGATAAGCCTACGTTGGTTCGACTGTTTCAAAGCgtcaacacaaattaaatgaaactTACATAGATTGCAActtcttctttctcctttGATGACTAATCGGTTGATTCTCCAAAGTGGGGTGAATTGTAGGCTAGTAgctatatttgattttatagcAAGAGccacattatttaatttgttatgaatagggatgtcaatctatCCCGAAACCCGCGGGTCGATCCGAATAATCCGGTAAAATTTTACTGCTAGGGCCGAAAAATTGCAACCCAAATACAAAATAGGGCTACATGGGCTGACCTGTTCGGCGGTATGCAGGATGGCCCATGTGGGTTGTGGGTTTGCCCATGGGTTgagcatttaaaataaaaatataattaaaattttgggtaaTATACTTATATGATGTATATATGTTAATATCAATACTAAACACATAATTGATATGAAGTATAAATGGTAATCATGTCTTCTTTATCAAATTGAAagttagaatttatttttttggtatacaaTTAAGAATGTTATTCAACTCCTTCGAAATGcatgattttcatttaattgtagttagatTCACGAtatgtttatgtattttgttacaattttcaatttctatcACTTTGATAATGCTTTACTATTTGCGACAATCTGTGTTTATATAAGTAAGAGTACTGGATTTGATAGAAGTAATACAAGATCACTTCTGACCCGAATAACCCGTGGGTTAGCTTGAAACCTGACGATTTAGGGTTAGGCCCGAAAATttataaccaaaaaaattcacaacCCGAATAACCCGCATCCAAATAGCCAGAAAACCCGAGTGGATTGGCCTGAACCCGAGCGGGTTacccaattgacatccctagttataaatagtaaatgaCAAATGGCACTATTTTGATCATTCATATTCTTTCTTGACGAttccatatataattgtgttgattgtagtaaaaaaaaattacaaacttaaaaaaatcgTGCCTCTCAAAGATTTTTGgagattaatatatatatatagcatcTTTAATGCAAAATGACCGTTTATCGATTATATTGTATACGCCATATaatttcctatttaattctattttcttgcTCAATCTTTCTCACCGTGATACTTGTGCTACCCAATCctatataaaataacatttaattattaaacttATGTTGTGCACAAATTATAAGAATTTCACCCTATATTGACAAATTTGTGTAGAAAGGAATTTTCCAACTAAACCCTGATTTGGGGTGTTACAATTATGTCTTGAACTAATCTTTTCACCACAACTTTCTAAAAGCGGACCGCTACTTGTTCAGCGGTCGTTGGCCGCCAGCGGTCTGCTGAGCGGGTTGAATGCTCCAGATTTTCATCTTCAACTTGTAGTTatctttttaggctcaaatttgcacatttctcacaaaatacgtaaaaataccaaaacagataaaatatacaattattgAACATGTAATCCAACATTGATACTCAAAATTGACCAAATAAAGGCCCAAAAagagtgcaaaatccgagcatATCAAAAAGTTTGactcaaatttcattaattttttcaattctctttctattaacattttaaaaatttgtggcGGATAAAGTGACTTTCAATAGCTAATGGAGGGATTAGGATTTTCTTGTGGCAGCTTTTTCTAGATTTCATAGttatgaattgataaaatatgaagattCATATTGATTGTTGTCATTAATCGCatggaaaaagagaaaatgaaatactgaGATATATAGTAGGAGgatagaaatttattttagtaaacaTGGAAGTAAAACACATAGTCCCAAGTTAATAGTAGATCAATTGTCATTCTTGCGGCTAATAGTTGATCAATTATCATTGTTGCGGAGCAAATACTTAGCAGAGAGTTGCATGACGGTAGTGAATGGTTTAATGGAAGCGATTTCAACATTCGCTGCAGCTTCCTCTTTGAGCTCGTACTCGACCGTAGATCGAGTTATACACTGCTTCTCGTTTCCCTCCACCTCTATCACATCGAATCTCATTCGATACAGCGTGAACCCTAGATCCAGAAATCCACCTTCCACAACCTCTGCCACTTTCACACGCTTATCGTGATCCACCACCATGAATTTCTCCTTGAACGACGTCAATCCCCTTCCCATCCCTgctcaattaatcaattaaattaattaggataattatataaatctagcggaatttaattgaattgaatgtgGATGGTACCTGGACGGATAAAAATCTCGAGAATGGTTCCGGCGCCGCCGTCCCCTTGGACGACGTCGATCCGGCTGATGAGGTCGGAGTTGGCTTCCTTCGCCACTTTGGGGAGCTGGAGAGTGCTATAAAGCTTCCACGCTTCGGTTGCCGGTACGTTAACCGTCATCTCAGCAGACATTGTTCCGTACATCTTCGATTTCTGGTTGTGGCGGATGAGATGTCTATGCACTACAAAGAGGAGTTGAGATTGAGAGggttattatttataaaataagcgTGTGGTTGAATTGGTAGATAGGGGCATTCATAGTGCATTTAATGCCCCAATGTAGTGTTTGATTTGTTGgtaataaaatttgtgtgaCTCGTTTAATGGGAAAGGGCCCATTGAATTAAGGCTGAAATTGACTGTTGTATTATCATGAAAAATTCAGTGATAATAATATGTGCAACACTATTTCAATCTTAAATTACATAGAATTTACTAATATAGCCCTCGACcgtagaaatataaaaatcatctTTATTGGCTTTGAAACATCACTTGAAAAAGACTAGTTCACGACATAATTGATCTATGTCAGTAGGTGAAATAATTCTGCCACAAATTCAACCATCacactaataaaaataagaaacatcTGTGTCACTAATAATTCCGCTGGACTTCGACCTGAGCTCGATTAGGATGGTTATGCCAGGGGCGCCGCCGCTGCGGAAGGAGCAGGAACCGGCTCTGCTCAGCCGCGTGTCGCAGGCGGTTTTTATGGACAggtgaaaagtgaaaaataactGATATACCTAACTTCATTTTTCATGTCCTTCAAATGATCATTTAATAACAGAAacactaaattaaatttaattactccctAAATTTGTGTAGAGATTAGAAGAATTATActtctaattaatttactttattttactctaaATTCAGTTTTAGGAAAATTAGTTGGGTGGGTGGATGAATGTGAAGTTAGGTcgaattaatttttcattacttCTTATTGATGTGATGCATATATATCTAATCGATTTGAATCTTTATCATGGTACCACTTGCATCTAATACTTTGTCAATTTTGACAATAATATAACTGCCAAAATAAGTAAGCTATTCTATagttcaataaataaatgttgaatttgttgaaaattcgGTGCAATATCTCTCTCTAGGGTCGTGCatttagttatattatatatcaaaattgacAAAGAATTAGATGCAAGTGATACCATAATAAGGATTCAAATCGATTAGTTTTGTATGCAATACATCAATAaggagaaatgaaaaattaatccGACCTAACTTCACATTCCTCCACCTACCTAACTAATTTTCCTAACACTGAATTTAgagtaaaataatgtaaatcaattagtagtataattcaTATAATCCTACACAAATATAGGGagcaattaaattgaatttagtGTTCTGGTATTAAATGATCATTTAAAAGACATGAAAAATGAAGTTAGGTATATAAGTTAttttaaaccctaaaccctaaacacTAAACCCAGCGGCGCCGCCCCAGACTGAACCATCCTAATCGAGCTCAAGTTGAAGTTATCCACCAGTTGAATTATTATTGACATAgatgtttcatatttttattagtgtGACGGTAGAACGTGTCGCAGAATTATTTCACACTATACAGATCCCGAAGGGTAGGAAGGAATTTTCAGAGAACATACACACTAAGGATCAAGGCCTCACGCCTTTCTACAaatggagatggagaaggaggaagGAGGAGCTTCCGAGCCGTGACACTTAGTAGATTTCAGCTCTCTTCTATTGTTGGAATGGGAGCTCCCAACACTCAATACTCCTCATCCCCCGAAGATTACACACTTGGTTCCATTCTAGTTTAGTTTAGCTAGTATTTTGGTGTTGGTTTTCTGCACTTTTATCATCTGTTCGGCTGTTTCGCTTCGAGAAGAAGCGATGAAACAATTTCAtgttttccttatttttttacaGTTTACTTTTGGATATTATTGACCTCTGTTATGTTGAATTGGAGTTATGTTCAGTAGATGTGTTCTGCTTCATGTATGATATTTCCTGATCTGCTATAGGTTTTTGTTCCCGTCGCATATCTTAGCTCTAAAATGTTCTGTAATGTTTCGATTTGATCCGATCTGATGTTTTATGCTGGAATGTTCTTAGGATGCTGTAATCTCGTCGTATTTGTTTCGCGTCTTCATGAGTATGGGTGAGTTTTGTGATTCTGTCATCGTAGCTTAAATCTGAGGGGGTAATCTTAGTTTCATGCGATGATTTGAAGTTTGATTTTTCCTGATTTGTTCAGATCTGTAATGTACTCTGTCTTTCCATGTTtacttgttgaagaagatgaagttgttaaAGTTATTTTGCTTTATTGTACCTTTTGCAGGAGACTGAAAGTCTCCCGTTTATtctgtttttccatttatggaaagacAATTTAGTTGATCAAGTAGTTTAGACCAGTTGATCAATTTAGCAGTTTAAGTTCCGCAAATCCAGTAGTTTACTTAACCCACACCTAGAAGCGCGGCAGCAGCCATTCCCATTTCGTGTCTAGCATGCAAACCTCAATTGCCTCATCtccgtgggatcgatccttactTCCCTATGCTAATCAAATAGTAGTAGTGTGTTAAGGTTTTGAAGGCCCGCTTGTTCCGTTTTATGCAAAATGACCATTTCTCCATTCTATTGTATACGCTATATaatttcctatttaattctattttcttgcTCAATCTTTCTCACCGTGATACTTGTGCGACCCAATCctatataaaataacatttaattattaaaccTATGTTGTGCACAAATTATAAGAATTTCACCCTATATTGACAAATTTGTGTAGAAAGGAATTTTCCAACTAAACCTTGATTTGGGGTGTTACAATTATGTCTTGAACTAATCTTTTCAGCACAACTTTCTCAAAGCGGACCGCTACTTGTTCAGCGGTCGTTGGCCGCCAGCGGTCTGCTGAGCGGGTTGAATGCTCCAGATTTTCATCTTCAACTTGTAGTTatctttttaggctcaaatttgcacatttctcacaaaatacgtaaaaataccaaaacagataaaatatacaattattgAACATGTAATCCAACATTGATACTCAAAATCGACCAAATAAAGGCCCAAAAagagtgcaaaatccgagcgtatcaaaaAGTTTGactcaaatttcattaattttttcaattctctttctattaacattttaaaaatttgtggcGGATAAAGTGACTTTCAATAGCTAATGGAGGGATTAGGATTTTCTTGTGGCAGCTTTTTCTAGATTTCATAGttatgaattgataaaatatgaagattCATATTGATTGTTGTCATTAATCGCatggaaaaagagaaaatgaaatactgaGATATATAGTAGGAGgatagaaatttattttagtaaacaTGGAAGTAAAACACATAGTCCCAAGTTAATAGTAGATCAATTGTCATTCTTGCGGCTAATAGTTGATCAATTATCATTGTTGCGGAGCAAATACTTAGCAGAGAGTTGCATGACGGTAGTGAATGGTTTAATGGAAGCGATTTCAACGTTCGCTGCAGCTTCCTCTTTGAGCTCGTACTCGACCGTAGATCGAGTTATACACTGCTTCTCGTTTCCCTCCACCTCTATCACATCGAATCTCATTCGATACAGCGTGAACCCTAGATCCAGAAATCCACCTTCCACAACCTCTGCCACTTTCACACGCTTATCGTGATCCACCACCATGAATTTCTCCTTGAACGACGTCAATCCCCTTCCCATCCCTgctcaattaatcaattaaattaattaggataattatataaatctagcggaatttaattgaattgaatgtgGATGGTACCTGGACGGATAAAAATCTCGAGAATGGTTCCGGCGCCGCCGTCCCCTTGGACGACGTCGATCCGGCTGATGAGGTCGGAGTTGGCTTCCTTCGCCACTTTGGGGAGCTGGAGAGTGCTATAAAGCTTCCACGCTTCGGTTGCCGGTACGTTAACCGTCATCTCAGCAGACATTGTTCCGTACATCTTCGATTTGTGGTTGTGGCGGATGAGATGTCTATGCACTACAGAGAGGAGTTGAGATTGAGAGggttattatttataaaataagcgTGTGGTTGAATTGGTAGATAGGGGCATTCATAGTGCATTTAATGCCCCAATGTAGTGTTTGATTTGTTGgtaataaaatttgtgtaaCTCGTTTAATGGGAAAGGGCCCATTGAATTAAGGCTGAAATTGACTGTTGTATTATCATGAAAAATTCAGTGATAATAATATGTGCAACACTATTTCAATCTTAAATTACATAGAATTTACTAATATAGCCCTCGACcgtagaaatataaaaatcatctTTATTGGCTTTGAAACATCACTTGAAAAAGACTAGTTCACGACATAATTGATCTATGTCAGTAGGTGAAATAATTCTGCCACAAATTCAACCATCacactaataaaaataagaaacatcTGTGTCACTAATAATTCCGCTGGACTTCGACCTGAGCTCGATTAGGATGGTTATGCCAGGGGCGCCGCCGCTGCGGAAGGAGCAGGAACCGGCTCTGCTCAGCCGCGTGTCGCAGGCGGTTTTTATGGACAggtgaaaagtgaaaaataactGATATACCTAACTTCATTTTTCATGTCCTTCAAATGATCATTTAATAACAGAAacactaaattaaatttaattactccctAAATTTGTGTAGAGATTAGAAGAATTATActtctaattaatttactttattttactctaaATTCAGTTTTAGGAAAATTAGTTGGGTGGGTGGATGAATGTGAAGTTAGGTcgaattaatttttcattacttCTTATTGATGTGATGCATATATATCTAATCGATTTGAATCTTTATCATGGTACCACTTGCATCTAATACTTTGTCAATTTTGACAATAATATAACTGCCAAAATAAGTAAGCTATTCTATagttcaataaataaatgttgaatttgttgaaaattcgGTGCAATATCTCTCTCTAGGGTCGTGCatttagttatattatatatcaaaattgacAAAGAATTAGATGCAAGTGATACCATAATAAGGATTCAAATCGATTAGTTTTGTATGCAATACATCAATAaggagaaatgaaaaattaatccGACCTAACTTCACATTCCTCCACCTACCTAACTAATTTTCCTAACACTGAATTTAgagtaaaataatgtaaatcaattagtagtataattcaTATAATCCTACACAAATATAGGGagcaattaaattgaatttagtGTTCTGGTATTAAATGATCATTTAAAAGACATGAAAAATGAAGTTAGGTATATaagttattttagtttaacATCCATATTCATTCTAAATCATATTTCTTTTACCAAatcttataaataaaactcaTTAACCTTTTCAACTAAATTTCATTAATCTCAATTATTTGCGGTCGTCAGAATATGCTTCAATCATCAATTCTAGTCTCATTTCTATGGTTCATCCACTCACAtaatcacatttagttatTAGTCACTACCATATTCAATTCCTTACTCAAAAAAAGATCTTTCACTTCAATATTCCAatcaattttccaaaatatatcaaatgagcaatatatagattaatttcaaattatttaatatgtaTGAAcctattttaataaaatatctaaaataataattatgtttatttatcaCTATTAATCCATCAATTTATCAAAGATCTTTCCAACTCTACAAAGTAGTTGTACTGACTTAACAAGTAATGATGATTGCTAAGTAACTTTATATATAAGTTCAGTTCAAGAAATTTTACTGTTCCCACAATAAGAGGTTTTCATTTCAATCACGTCATAttcttataataatataattttctataaaCTTTTAGGGTAACAATATATATTGgtaataacataaaattttgcTTTCATTTATCTGACCGTATTTGTGGaaattacaatattgaaaGAGATCCTTTTTGTCTCATTAACAACTAATCTATCATGACCAATTCAAAGTTCTAATGCCATATTCAAGACGTAAGATTGCTTGGCTGAGATTgtaagtgtttttttatataattagtaattatttttatgttcaaaGTTAGTTACTACGTGTAGCTTTGATATTAAAGCCACATACActtctatcatttttttcaaatctatATCATTTAGGCCTACCTGTggaatttagaaaatatggaGTGTCTTCATTAACAAAAAGAACTTAGGATATTTGTTAATGCATTTAAAGATgctaatttatatttctaaatacaGCACCAATACTTCAAAAAAGTGTCCTTATTGTTAATgtctcaactaaaattagaggacgCAAATGGAAGCGTCCTTAAAGGAAaaagattaagttaatttatcattaaattttagaCGCTTTCTTTTGcataataaattgttttttttttaatttcaacgAAAGTAATTGCATCTCAAATTTTGTGtccctaaaaaaaatttgtttcttGTGTTATATCATATCCTTTTATGCtatacataataaattaaatattttttggctCTATCATTACTCTTACTCTATTCAATTATCCATTTTCTTACACATGATCTCTTTACTTATCCATTTTACTGATTCCCtacttaactcactaaacATTACATTCTTAAGCGCATCAAATATGGCGGGACTGAGGAAGTATTAAGATGGCAAAATCCGTCCAAGCATAAGTTAGTCTTTCAAGTGGTGGTCTGAAAAAGACATCCAAGTATACTGCGATTGTCTATTTAAAGCCACATGCACCTAATCTTCATTTGTACACGAAAAAACTTGATGTTGTTGTTCATTTCTATACTAGTTTCGTCCTCCATTTTCACTACCCAGTCTTATAATAACAAATGTATTTGCCATCAGGAAACCTTGCCGCTTCAACTCAAGCATGAGTtgatcttcaattcttctctttcaatAAAACTGGTGCGATGGAATGAAAGTGATGTGTGCTGCAAGTGGCCCGGTGTGGAATGTGATGCTTCTGGCTATGTCGTCAGTTTGCAGCTCGTTGATGAGCGTATTTATGGTGAAATTGGGGATTCGTCGAGTCTcttcatatttaaatatctGCAGAAGCTTAACCTTGCCCACAATCACTTCCACTACACTGGTCAGCAAtggcggacgcagaaaaaaTTATTGGCAGGGGTTGTACTGTATACTCCTCGTTCTAAGAAAAATGAACCTTTCTTTGGACGGTATatgattttatgcagttttatttttattttgtatgttagatggataaaataaagtataagagaggggataaagtagaagataaataaatttttatatttagtaaaAGGTCATCTCCGGTGGGacaagttaaaaaataaagtgggtcatcttcgaTAGAACaaaatgagtataattttagataaaatggaggtaatttttaatatgttttcGTGCTAtctaaaatgcaataaaatgtGGTTTACTTTTGATATCCATGTTATTATTAACAACAAAATTACCAATTTACAAGAAAGAGATAGGttataataaaacatttaatacCCCATTTAATATAATAGAGAAAAGCTAAATGAACTCCCCTATaaggaaataaattttactcctttaataaatagtatatttcttaacgttaaattaataaatgataaatctaTAGAATTTAGAATTACAGATGCAATGTGTGTTGCGTGAGAAAAACTGAAGACTTCACATTAAATAGGATAATCTAACAGGGCTGATTCATGTCGATTTGTCTGATAACTCATTGACTGGCTCACTTCCTTCTATGTTGTTTGCTAACCTAACAAAAGAGTCATGTCGATTTGTCACAAAACTCATTGATTGGCTCACTTCGTTCTACATTATTTGCTAATCTAACAGAGCTGATTCATGTCGATTTGTCTGATAACTCATTGACAGGCTCACTTCCTCCTACTATATTTGAAGGTCTTTCCAATCTTGTTCATCTATATTTGGGGTTCAATTCATTCTCTAGTAACATTCCCCGCTCTCTTTTTGCTCTCCCATCTTTGTTGGAACTTGATCTTAGGAACAACCAATTTAATGGCACTTTTCAACTCGACAACTTTCAAAGCCTTCTCAATCTCACATCGCTTGATCTATCCAGCAATAGCTTGTCAGTTTTCATGATTAAAAGTGAATATGGAGGTCTCCAATTAAAAGGGTTGTACCTAAATTCATGTAACCTGTTCAGTTTTCCTGATTTCATCAAACATTTGGATCTAGAAGATTTGGATCTCTAAGAGAATAGTATTGAGGGGGAAATACCTAATTGGATTTGGGGAACACAACTTGAGTATTTGGACCTCTCCTTTAATCTTCTAACAAATCTGCAAAAGCCTTATTATATCCCTTCTTCTCTCGTCACCCTACACTTGCAGTCTAACCAGCTTAGGGGCGAGTTGCATCTGCCCATTCCACTTAAATCAGAGCTATGGTCCTTGTCTCTTGGTAATAACAGTTTAAGTGGATCAATTCCAACCTCCATCTGTAATGCCACACAACTCATTGATCTTGACTTATCTGGAAATATCTTCACttgtttgaaaataaattaagtggcAGCATACCCGCTTGCCTACTTATAAACAATAGGGAGATTGATCTGAGTCGTAACAAAATCAACGGTAGCATTCCAGATATTTTTCCTAGGTATTCTAGGCtatattatttggattttggatGTTAGCAATAATGCTTTAGAAGGGAAAATCCCAAAGTCCATTGAACATTGCAAGGGGTTGGAGTACATGAATGTTGGCAACAACATGATGAACGACACTTTCCCATGCATGCTATCATCAACCTTGCGTGTTCTTGTTTTGCACTCCAATAGATTTCATGGGGATTTAAGATGTCACACCACTTGTCCATTTCTCCAAAATTCTTGATATATCTTCCAAACATTTCAGTGGAAGTTTGGAATCAGTCAACTTCTATAGTTGGACGGCTATGATGCTACCGAGTGATGGAAATTTGGGAGTCGTCTTTTACCTAACATTTGTCTTCCATTGATGGAAATTGGACGGCACTAATCATTAAAGGGAAAATGTTGGAGTTTCACGCCATTCTGTTAGACTTTAGTACCATTGATTTGTCTTCCAATAGTTTCTACGGAGAGATTCCAAATGCAATTGGTGATCGTATCTCACTTCATCAAATTAACTTCTCCCACAATGCCCTCA is a window from the Salvia hispanica cultivar TCC Black 2014 chromosome 1, UniMelb_Shisp_WGS_1.0, whole genome shotgun sequence genome containing:
- the LOC125202435 gene encoding norbelladine synthase-like produces the protein MYGTMSAEMTVNVPATEAWKLYSTLQLPKVAKEANSDLISRIDVVQGDGGAGTILEIFIRPGMGRGLTSFKEKFMVVDHDKRVKVAEVVEGGFLDLGFTLYRMRFDVIEVEGNEKQCITRSTVEYELKEEAAANVEIASIKPFTTVMQLSAKYLLRNNDN
- the LOC125202516 gene encoding norbelladine synthase-like, which translates into the protein MYGTMSAEMTVNVPATEAWKLYSTLQLPKVAKEANSDLISRIDVVQGDGGAGTILEIFIRPGMGRGLTSFKEKFMVVDHDKRVKVAEVVEGGFLDLGFTLYRMRFDVIEVEGNEKQCITRSTVEYELKEEAAANVEIASIKPFTTVMQLSAKYLLRNNDN